A genomic region of Sphingobium sp. HWE2-09 contains the following coding sequences:
- a CDS encoding integrase arm-type DNA-binding domain-containing protein yields the protein MKFWIDGPDAQGRSKKVEKLFSRGAYPDVSLKRARILRAEAREVHAAGLDPAL from the coding sequence TTGAAATTTTGGATCGACGGACCCGATGCCCAAGGACGGTCCAAGAAGGTCGAAAAGCTATTCTCTCGTGGCGCTTATCCGGATGTTTCTTTAAAGAGAGCCCGTATACTGCGAGCCGAAGCGCGGGAGGTGCATGCTGCTGGCTTGGACCCCGCTCTATGA